ggtaaatcacgactcacagtgaaagtgtacaacctatgcagagtgtaaaactggtatatatcagccgtgctcacggtcacgaacgGCCTTTGagccttacggaatagatgatcattaatggttaatgatgatgaacactgatgataaagatactcattaatgattaattgtttatgctattcattattcatgtttacctgatcatgtgtttatatgggcttgtgatgaatttgttgctactcaactgctaaaattatgactcattaaaatctaatcgcagttaaaccagtatcAGCCTTTTGAACCTCCtgaacctcatgttatatttattgagtacgacatgtacttacgcttgctttattttttaaatctttggaaaaatcccggatgggtatcagattgctagtctggaggagttaggcttgtgatcaaccggtcagttgtccctatggattggaatcttcacccgaagatcggagttgtctttccgctgtttgttgtctaaggttatatcttttatactaagtatgttatgtGTTGAGCATTgttttttgatattacccttatttgtagctatatatgagatttgacttcctgggctcacatatggtgcgtatctggttttgttcttaaaaccgggtgctacacgcaAGAAATGGTTGGTCCAAGTTTAGGGCCCACTTTGGAATGAATGAAATTCACATAAACTTGTTGGAATTTTACATGTGAAACAGATGAACTCTCTTTGAAACCGAGAGATTCCGCCTTAACTCCAAGGAGttattagtattttttttttgaatctaAGGAGTTATTAGTATTGATTTGATATTTCCAGGTCATTTGTGTATACTCTCTCAGTCCTGATTTTCAGTTATCCTATGTCAAACCGTCATAAGTTtaatcaagtttatagaaaagaacATTAATATTTATGGCATCAAATGATTTTCATCAAtacatcatgaaatatatttttatagtttaTCTTTTTAAGTTAGATATTAATATTCTTCTCTACAAATTTGGTCAACTTAGAATGGTTTGACTTAGGCCAACTGAAAATTCATTATACTTCAGGACTGAGGGAGTTTATTTCTATATTTGAAGCTACAGGACACATAAAAAATCTGCATGAACCTTGTCCATGAATTATTCTAACCTTGTTTCTGAAATGACAGGTACTTAGAAAATGGAAACATAGGTGGAATAAATCAGGGAAGCATACACCAttgtggtaccatcaagtgcataAATGCCTCGAATTGGCACTGAAGTGCTTGCACAGAGAACGAAATAGAAGACCTCCCATATACTCCATAATCCATGAGCTCAACGAATTAGATAATAATACCAACATATCTATATTTGATCAGGTAAGGGTGTTTGCTACATCGTCCTCCGTAAGAAATTTAGTACATGGTCATGTTAATCCATATCTAAATTTTCTCCCAGAAACATCCATTGTTGAAGGACATGATTGAGATTGAGCCACTGGAGCTGCATTTCCCCTATGAGCATAATAAGGCGATAACTCGCACAATTGAGCTGATTAATGATACAGATGATTACTTTGCCTTCAGAATTACAACCTCGAGCTCACTTCTGTACCGCACACAGCCAAGCAAAAATATTGTTCCACCACGATCCAAGTGTAGTATCACCATAACACTGCAAGCACTGGTGATGGCACCAGAGCAATGCAATTACGGCGCATCCCAGTTCTACGTCGAGAGCACCAGAGTGGATAAGAACCTCATAGCCGAAGATATAACTGAAGACATGTTCGACGAAAAGTCTGGTATAGTGGTTGATAAGGTGGA
This sequence is a window from Miscanthus floridulus cultivar M001 chromosome 10, ASM1932011v1, whole genome shotgun sequence. Protein-coding genes within it:
- the LOC136489418 gene encoding vesicle-associated protein 3-1-like, whose amino-acid sequence is MIEIEPLELHFPYEHNKAITRTIELINDTDDYFAFRITTSSSLLYRTQPSKNIVPPRSKCSITITLQALVMAPEQCNYGASQFYVESTRVDKNLIAEDITEDMFDEKSGIVVDKVDLIVVLE